One part of the Coleofasciculus sp. FACHB-T130 genome encodes these proteins:
- a CDS encoding Mo-dependent nitrogenase C-terminal domain-containing protein — MNVSQYTVKNISLTSWFWMPQEEVSQKVAPIQQPTKARTRLNFLQPLREWIDNIQVRDRELAHRLCKSIPSQCPFERDIKVFGRTLFHIPPMCKLNPLYEEVVSLRFRALCYLADECGEDVTAYC; from the coding sequence ATGAATGTATCCCAGTATACAGTAAAAAATATTTCCCTGACAAGCTGGTTCTGGATGCCTCAAGAAGAGGTTTCCCAAAAGGTAGCCCCGATTCAACAACCCACAAAAGCACGGACGCGGTTGAACTTCCTGCAACCTCTGCGCGAGTGGATTGACAACATACAAGTGCGCGATCGCGAACTCGCTCATCGCCTGTGCAAGTCAATCCCCTCCCAGTGCCCCTTTGAGCGCGATATCAAAGTATTTGGTCGCACCCTGTTTCACATTCCTCCAATGTGCAAGCTGAATCCGCTTTACGAAGAAGTCGTAAGCCTGCGTTTCCGGGCACTATGCTATCTAGCAGATGAATGTGGAGAAGATGTCACCGCATACTGCTAA
- a CDS encoding WecB/TagA/CpsF family glycosyltransferase: protein MNTRTLKTTPIKTNILGIGVSRTKYKDCTDLIIQSAQLRQSCTVAAVNVHSITSGYLDPDGHGYQLNQFTLVAPDGQPVRWALNLLRNRDEEILPERVRGPELMLNICEQAAAKEISIFLYGSTEAVLETLQKNLQEKFPSLIIAGAVSPPFRPLTPQEDAAYTKQIRESGAGIVFVSLGCPRQEAWAFNHRHQLDCPIVAVGAAFDFHSGNIPEAPFWMQSLGLEWLFRFLQEPKRLWKRYWLLNPLYLILLGLQLLKLLPVEQDPIEVETSSAERHPEAINR, encoded by the coding sequence ATGAACACCCGAACTTTAAAAACAACTCCAATTAAGACAAATATATTGGGAATTGGAGTCAGTCGTACTAAATATAAAGACTGCACGGATTTGATTATTCAAAGTGCCCAATTACGCCAATCTTGTACCGTTGCAGCAGTGAATGTCCATAGCATTACCTCCGGTTATCTTGACCCAGACGGTCATGGCTATCAACTCAATCAGTTTACTCTGGTTGCCCCTGATGGTCAGCCGGTGCGTTGGGCGCTCAATCTTCTTCGTAATCGTGATGAAGAGATACTCCCGGAGCGGGTGCGGGGTCCAGAGCTAATGTTAAATATTTGCGAACAAGCTGCTGCTAAAGAAATAAGTATTTTTCTATATGGCTCTACGGAAGCAGTTCTAGAAACTTTACAGAAGAATCTACAAGAAAAATTTCCCAGCTTGATAATTGCCGGAGCAGTTTCTCCTCCGTTTCGCCCTTTAACGCCGCAAGAAGATGCGGCATACACTAAACAAATTCGGGAATCTGGCGCGGGAATTGTCTTTGTTTCTTTGGGTTGTCCGCGCCAAGAAGCATGGGCTTTTAATCATCGCCATCAGCTAGATTGTCCGATCGTTGCGGTGGGTGCTGCTTTTGATTTTCATTCTGGCAACATTCCTGAAGCTCCGTTTTGGATGCAAAGCTTGGGTTTAGAATGGCTTTTCCGCTTTTTACAGGAACCCAAACGCTTGTGGAAGCGCTATTGGTTACTTAATCCTCTTTATTTGATTCTTTTGGGTTTACAGCTGCTCAAATTACTTCCTGTCGAGCAAGACCCAATAGAAGTAGAAACCAGCAGTGCCGAGCGCCACCCAGAAGCAATCAATCGCTAG
- a CDS encoding secondary thiamine-phosphate synthase enzyme YjbQ encodes MTHYQQILTVQTPGKSLYKITPKVQAIVADSRIQTGLCTLFLRHTSASLLIQENADPDVLKDLENFLTKLVPESDRYFHNAEGPDDMPAHIRTAVTHTSEQIPIAGGKLLLGTWQGIYIWEHRQRGHYREIVVHIAGD; translated from the coding sequence ATGACTCATTACCAACAGATCCTGACCGTTCAAACTCCTGGCAAATCTTTATACAAAATCACGCCCAAAGTTCAAGCGATCGTTGCAGATTCGCGTATACAGACTGGACTTTGCACCCTGTTTTTGCGTCATACCTCAGCCAGTCTGCTGATTCAAGAAAATGCCGATCCAGATGTTCTCAAAGATTTAGAGAACTTTTTAACAAAACTCGTGCCGGAAAGCGATCGCTACTTCCACAATGCGGAAGGCCCTGATGATATGCCAGCTCACATTCGCACTGCTGTGACTCATACTTCTGAACAAATCCCCATCGCTGGCGGTAAATTGCTATTGGGAACCTGGCAGGGAATCTATATTTGGGAACATCGGCAGCGCGGTCATTATCGAGAAATTGTTGTTCACATCGCGGGTGACTAA
- a CDS encoding glycosyl transferase, producing the protein MTAKHPILYIAITNHGFGHAVRAASVAAAVQQMYPEILLILVTTAPRWLLESYIPGDFIHRPRGFDIGVVQADSFAMDKAATLEKVQQIRAQEKSIIASEVNFIRQNRVGLILADIPPLAAPIGKAAGIPCWMLSNFGWDFIYRAWGGEFIAIADWISECYAKCDRLFRLPFHESMSVFPQLVDVGLTGGTPRHSADTLRSKWGITTPTEQTILLTFGGLGLQEIPYDNLLKFSDWQFITFDRNAPNLPNLIKITDQSYRPVDFMPICGRVVSKPGYSTFAEALRLGVPIVTLTREDFAEAPLLLEGIQNYTYHQILQPAEFFQSNWEFLHQPMLPPHQSQMVATDGTEAIARAVVSYFQNR; encoded by the coding sequence ATGACTGCTAAACATCCAATTTTATACATCGCTATCACCAATCATGGCTTTGGTCATGCAGTCCGGGCGGCATCCGTCGCGGCGGCAGTTCAGCAAATGTATCCGGAAATTTTGCTGATTCTGGTAACAACAGCACCCCGCTGGTTACTAGAATCTTATATTCCAGGGGATTTTATTCATCGCCCTCGCGGTTTTGATATCGGCGTTGTGCAAGCTGATAGTTTCGCAATGGATAAAGCTGCCACTTTGGAAAAAGTGCAACAAATTCGCGCCCAAGAGAAATCGATAATTGCCAGTGAAGTAAACTTTATCCGTCAAAACCGAGTAGGTTTGATTTTGGCAGATATTCCACCGCTGGCAGCGCCAATTGGCAAAGCGGCTGGGATTCCTTGCTGGATGCTGAGTAATTTTGGCTGGGACTTTATCTATCGGGCGTGGGGAGGAGAGTTTATTGCAATTGCGGATTGGATAAGCGAATGTTATGCAAAGTGCGATCGCTTGTTTCGCTTGCCCTTCCACGAATCGATGAGCGTTTTCCCACAGCTCGTCGATGTCGGTTTAACCGGCGGCACTCCTCGCCACAGCGCAGACACACTACGATCTAAATGGGGAATTACCACACCAACCGAGCAAACCATCTTGCTCACCTTCGGCGGTTTAGGGTTACAAGAAATTCCCTACGACAATTTGCTGAAGTTTTCCGATTGGCAATTTATCACCTTTGACCGGAATGCACCCAATTTACCAAATCTTATAAAAATTACAGACCAATCTTACCGCCCAGTCGATTTTATGCCAATATGCGGGCGCGTCGTTTCCAAACCTGGATACAGCACTTTTGCCGAAGCTTTGCGATTGGGAGTACCCATTGTGACGCTAACACGAGAAGACTTTGCCGAAGCGCCTCTGCTACTTGAAGGCATCCAAAATTATACCTATCATCAAATTCTACAACCTGCTGAGTTCTTCCAAAGCAACTGGGAGTTTCTCCATCAACCAATGCTTCCACCCCATCAATCTCAGATGGTGGCGACAGATGGAACCGAAGCGATCGCCCGTGCTGTCGTCAGCTATTTCCAAAACCGTTAA